The following is a genomic window from Bacteroidia bacterium.
TGGGTTCATTCTGAAACGATCGAGATGGATAATACCGCCACCCACATCTTGAGCGAAGGCTCGGCGATTCCTCCCCCCATAATTTTTCCTCTGCGCCTCTGCACCTTTGCGTCTCTGCGTTAAATGTCCCTCTGCGCCTCTGCGTTAAATCTGCCTCCGCGCCTCTGCGTTAAATCTCCCTCCGCGCCTCTGCGCTAGGGAATGCAGCGCAAAGGCGCCCCTTCGACTACGCTCAGGAGGGGCAAAGCCGCAGAGTGTATCCGTTGGGAAACACAGACGCCAGTACTATTTTTCGACCTGTTCTCAAACGGATTCACTCCAGACAGGAAACGGCACTATGGCTTCTGACAAGCAATTCGTGGACTTCGTAACCGACCAGATCCGCGGGGCCGGCGAAATCGTTGCAAAAAAGATGTTTGGCGAGTACGGAGTATTCTCCGACGGAAAAATATTCGGCTTGATCTGCGACAACAAACTCTTTATCAAAGCCACCGAAGCGGGGAGGAAGTATATCGGGACGGTGGTCGAGGCTCCGCCCTATCCCGGCGCGAAACCGAGCTTTCTTATCGGCGAAACTATCGAAGACGCCGCCTGGCTCAGTGAGCTGGTGCGGGTGACGCTGCGGGAATTACCGGCGCCGAAACCCAAAAAGCGAAAAGCGTAATACCAGCGGAGTTCCGTACCACCGGAATGACGCTGGATTCGTCCCTCTCAGCAGCGTCACGGTCGCCATACCCGCCGCGATAGATTCTGCGTCTCCGCTTCGCTCCGCATAGAATGACCGTGGGCTGTCACCCTGCGCGAAGCCGAAGGGGCCTGCCCTGAGCGAAGCTGAAGGGGCCTGCCCTGAGCGAAGTCGCCGTCACCCTGCGCGAAGCGAAGCGAGTCGCAGGGCCTGTCCTGAGCGAAGCCGAAGGGTCCAACGCGGGGAGGGATAGATTCTGCGACTCCGCTTCGCTCCGCGCAGAATGACCGCAGTGTGTCACCCTGCGAGAAGCCGAAGGTGCCTGCCCTGAGCGAAGCCGAAGGG
Proteins encoded in this region:
- a CDS encoding TfoX/Sxy family protein, with product MASDKQFVDFVTDQIRGAGEIVAKKMFGEYGVFSDGKIFGLICDNKLFIKATEAGRKYIGTVVEAPPYPGAKPSFLIGETIEDAAWLSELVRVTLRELPAPKPKKRKA